In Microbulbifer sp. GL-2, the following are encoded in one genomic region:
- the pepN gene encoding aminopeptidase N, with amino-acid sequence MIKASKQATLKLVVTLLCTAILVACGQGSSTLQPQSDVTNTTLVRTDTSGLSEAYAKLRKQQVAQVDYHLSVNLDSTGESFFGTVRADIKFTKNLQQPLTIDFAGGTVESVKVDSQETPFEYNGHFISIPALHLPDQQHSITVNYQHPYSNDGSGLHRFEDPKDGKVYMYTDFEPYDANRLFPHFDQPNLKARYTLDVTAPKNWIVISAERENRIEEKGELNHWFFPQTQKFSSYVFSLHAGPYHIWEDDAGGIPLRLMARQSLAEYVKTEDWFTFTKQSFEFFQPYFEIDYPFKKYDQILVPDFNAGAMENVGSVTFNDAYISRGEKTQAQRMRLANVIAHELAHQWFGDLVTMNWWDDLWLNESFATYMANLSLAENSEFTNAWENFYLGTKQWAYQSDQRPTTHAIQLPVKNTDEAFANFDGITYGKGGSVLKQLPYYLGKEEFRKGVSNYLKELSYQNSTLDDFMGHLGKASGMNLDTWQQQWLYQAGLNTIEASFQCKNDQVSDLTLKQSAPEEYPTLREQRTQLGFYRMDGESMKRFATLPVLYSGATTKVADAEGLPCPQILYPNEGDWAFAKVNLDTVTVQNMAQHINAIEQPFARLMLWQSLFDSTYDAKLPLDEYISFIINNGAAEQDINAIRLNARYLSFAYRYLNQISIDQKRRSELQLAIEDFVWKQLQQASSGSDQQKTWFGIFTSVAHSTEALNNAKQMLRGELAVNGLTLDPDMRWQLISLQNRYLFSDYEQAISRELEKDNSDRSKLNALAAEAIRPLPEIKEKWLDNLILDRKKFKLSELRRVTSSLFTSEQIELFNTNSNRIISALEQINNEGSSELISTYAYMFPLMCSEEGVQKISDTLDQKRQLKPMLVKALKNHRYTSERCIKIGQTLLKQQQG; translated from the coding sequence ATGATCAAAGCCAGCAAACAGGCAACACTAAAACTTGTCGTCACTCTGCTATGCACAGCCATACTGGTAGCCTGTGGCCAGGGGTCCAGTACGCTACAACCACAGAGCGATGTCACTAACACAACGCTGGTAAGAACCGATACATCGGGGCTATCGGAAGCATATGCCAAATTACGCAAACAACAAGTAGCCCAAGTCGACTATCACCTGAGTGTCAACCTGGACAGCACTGGTGAGAGCTTTTTTGGAACCGTACGCGCCGATATCAAATTTACAAAAAACCTGCAGCAACCCCTCACTATCGATTTTGCCGGTGGCACGGTCGAATCAGTAAAAGTTGATAGCCAGGAAACACCCTTTGAATACAACGGCCACTTTATCAGTATTCCTGCATTGCACCTGCCGGATCAGCAGCATTCTATTACGGTGAACTATCAGCACCCGTACTCTAATGATGGATCTGGACTGCACCGTTTCGAAGACCCGAAAGATGGCAAAGTCTATATGTATACCGACTTTGAGCCCTATGATGCCAACCGTCTTTTCCCCCACTTCGACCAACCAAACCTGAAGGCCCGTTACACCCTCGATGTTACGGCTCCCAAGAATTGGATAGTGATCAGCGCAGAACGGGAAAACCGTATTGAGGAAAAGGGAGAGCTGAACCATTGGTTTTTCCCGCAAACTCAAAAATTTTCTTCCTATGTATTCTCTCTTCACGCAGGTCCCTATCATATCTGGGAGGACGATGCCGGAGGTATTCCACTGCGACTCATGGCTCGCCAGAGCCTGGCAGAGTATGTTAAAACCGAAGACTGGTTTACTTTTACCAAACAATCCTTTGAGTTCTTCCAACCCTATTTTGAAATAGATTACCCCTTCAAAAAATATGATCAGATCCTGGTACCTGATTTCAATGCCGGAGCCATGGAAAACGTTGGATCGGTCACCTTTAATGACGCTTACATCTCACGTGGAGAAAAAACCCAGGCACAACGTATGCGCCTGGCTAATGTTATTGCGCACGAACTGGCTCACCAATGGTTTGGCGATCTGGTAACCATGAACTGGTGGGATGACCTCTGGCTCAATGAGAGTTTCGCCACCTATATGGCCAACCTGTCACTGGCTGAAAACAGTGAATTTACCAACGCCTGGGAGAACTTTTACCTGGGTACCAAGCAGTGGGCTTATCAATCCGATCAACGCCCTACTACCCACGCCATCCAATTGCCGGTGAAGAATACCGATGAAGCTTTTGCCAATTTCGATGGTATTACCTACGGTAAAGGTGGCTCAGTACTCAAGCAATTACCCTATTACCTGGGAAAAGAGGAATTCCGTAAAGGTGTCAGTAATTACCTGAAGGAACTCTCCTACCAGAATTCAACACTTGATGATTTTATGGGGCACCTCGGTAAAGCTTCCGGTATGAACCTGGATACCTGGCAACAGCAATGGCTCTACCAAGCAGGCCTCAATACCATCGAAGCCAGTTTCCAGTGTAAAAATGATCAGGTTAGTGATCTGACCCTCAAGCAGAGCGCCCCCGAAGAGTACCCAACACTACGCGAACAACGCACACAGCTGGGCTTCTACCGGATGGACGGTGAAAGTATGAAACGCTTTGCCACTTTGCCAGTTCTGTACAGTGGCGCAACCACAAAGGTCGCAGATGCAGAGGGGCTGCCCTGCCCACAAATTCTCTACCCCAATGAGGGAGATTGGGCATTTGCCAAAGTGAACCTGGATACGGTAACTGTGCAGAATATGGCTCAGCATATAAATGCTATTGAGCAGCCCTTTGCCCGTCTGATGTTGTGGCAGAGCCTGTTTGACAGTACTTATGATGCAAAACTGCCTTTGGACGAATACATCAGCTTTATCATCAACAACGGTGCGGCAGAACAGGATATCAATGCTATCAGACTGAATGCGCGCTATCTCAGTTTTGCTTACCGCTACCTGAATCAAATTTCTATTGATCAAAAGCGCCGCAGCGAACTACAACTGGCTATTGAAGATTTTGTTTGGAAACAGCTTCAACAGGCATCCAGCGGTAGTGACCAGCAGAAAACCTGGTTTGGTATTTTCACCAGCGTGGCTCATTCCACAGAAGCTCTCAACAACGCTAAGCAGATGTTGAGAGGTGAACTTGCTGTAAACGGCCTGACACTGGATCCCGATATGCGCTGGCAATTGATTAGCCTGCAAAATCGCTATCTCTTTTCTGACTATGAACAGGCTATTAGCAGAGAACTGGAAAAAGATAATTCTGACAGGTCAAAACTTAACGCTTTAGCGGCTGAAGCTATTAGACCCCTGCCAGAAATTAAGGAAAAATGGTTAGACAACTTGATACTGGATAGGAAAAAATTCAAGTTGAGCGAACTTCGCAGAGTTACTTCATCACTATTCACCTCTGAACAAATTGAACTTTTTAATACCAATAGCAATCGGATAATCTCTGCCTTGGAGCAGATCAATAATGAAGGCTCTTCAGAGTTGATCAGTACCTACGCATACATGTTTCCCCTTATGTGTTCGGAGGAAGGTGTTCAGAAAATTAGTGATACACTGGATCAGAAACGGCAGCTCAAGCCTATGTTGGTCAAAGCATTGAAGAACCATCGCTATACTAGCGAGCGCTGTATCAAGATTGGACAGACTCTGCTAAAGCAACAGCAGGGTTAA
- a CDS encoding aspartate aminotransferase family protein, whose protein sequence is MNDKLAGLTQVQLDSHWMPYTGNRQFKRDPRILTAAEGCYYTSADGRPIFDGLSGLWTCGAGHSRPEITEAIGRQLKTLDYAPAFQFGHPGSFELAERITQFMPTGLNRIFFTNSGSETAETALKIARAYWRKRGLAAKTKLIGRIKGYHGVNFAGISVGGIGANRAMFGPTLDADHLSHTLLPENRFCHGQPQQGAYLADELLELIALHDASNIAAVIVEPMAGSAGVLPPPEGYLQRLRDICSEHQILLIFDEVITAFGRMGTATGAEFFGVVPDILNTAKQLTNGVFPMGAVAVRQSIYDTFMEQGGPAYQLELPHGYTYSAHPVACAAALATLNILEQENLFKRAAELTYVLEEYIHQLKDLPLVNDIRNCGLAAGLTIDSAPGEPLRHPFQVAMKMWDKGFYVRYSSDTLQLGVPFISSSEEVDGLVNALAESILEVANGK, encoded by the coding sequence ATGAACGACAAACTCGCAGGGCTTACTCAGGTCCAGCTCGATTCCCACTGGATGCCCTATACCGGCAACCGCCAATTTAAACGGGACCCCCGCATCCTCACGGCCGCCGAAGGCTGTTACTACACCAGTGCCGACGGCCGTCCAATCTTTGATGGCCTCTCAGGGCTTTGGACCTGTGGAGCTGGTCACAGTCGACCAGAGATTACCGAGGCCATTGGGCGCCAGCTGAAAACACTTGACTACGCACCTGCTTTTCAGTTTGGCCACCCGGGATCCTTCGAATTGGCCGAGCGAATCACACAGTTTATGCCGACAGGTCTCAACCGTATTTTTTTCACAAATTCCGGCTCTGAAACAGCCGAGACCGCACTGAAAATTGCCCGTGCCTATTGGCGCAAAAGAGGCTTAGCAGCAAAAACCAAACTTATCGGCCGTATAAAGGGCTACCATGGCGTAAATTTTGCCGGAATCAGTGTTGGTGGCATAGGCGCTAATCGTGCAATGTTTGGACCAACACTAGATGCAGACCACCTGTCACATACACTTTTACCAGAAAACCGCTTTTGCCATGGACAGCCTCAGCAGGGGGCATATCTGGCCGATGAATTACTCGAATTAATTGCCCTGCACGATGCCAGCAATATCGCAGCAGTGATCGTTGAGCCCATGGCCGGCTCCGCCGGCGTACTACCGCCTCCAGAAGGCTACCTGCAACGTCTTCGCGATATCTGCAGTGAGCATCAAATACTGTTGATATTTGATGAGGTGATCACAGCCTTTGGAAGAATGGGCACTGCCACTGGGGCAGAGTTCTTTGGTGTGGTTCCAGACATCCTAAATACCGCTAAGCAACTGACCAATGGTGTTTTTCCCATGGGCGCAGTCGCTGTGCGCCAAAGCATCTACGACACTTTTATGGAGCAAGGGGGCCCGGCCTACCAACTAGAACTCCCCCATGGCTATACCTATTCAGCCCACCCGGTAGCCTGTGCCGCAGCACTGGCCACCTTGAATATTTTGGAGCAGGAAAACTTATTCAAACGCGCCGCTGAGCTAACTTATGTACTGGAGGAGTACATACACCAGCTTAAGGATCTGCCTTTGGTCAATGATATCCGCAACTGTGGACTGGCTGCAGGTCTGACCATTGACTCCGCTCCAGGGGAACCCCTACGACACCCATTCCAAGTCGCTATGAAAATGTGGGACAAGGGTTTCTACGTTCGCTATAGCAGCGACACCCTCCAGTTGGGAGTGCCCTTCATTTCAAGTAGCGAAGAAGTCGACGGCTTGGTCAACGCCCTCGCCGAATCTATTCTCGAAGTAGCCAATGGCAAATAG
- a CDS encoding phosphoribosyltransferase produces MKKHFISAQQLLTDSYALAEQIYRSGFRPNYIVGVWRGGAPVGIAVQELLHVMGVDADHIAIRTSSYLGIGERDKNVRVHGLNYLIKRLESHDSLLIVDDVHDSGLSIQQTVLDLRAACKKNTPEIRIATPYYKPKNNKAKREPDYFIHKTEEWLVFPHEIDGLSREEILENKPELAPYVDRIATAV; encoded by the coding sequence ATGAAAAAGCACTTTATCAGCGCACAGCAACTCCTGACGGATTCTTACGCGCTTGCGGAACAAATCTACCGGAGCGGCTTTCGCCCCAATTACATTGTCGGTGTTTGGCGTGGCGGGGCTCCAGTCGGTATCGCAGTACAGGAACTGCTGCACGTGATGGGTGTGGATGCGGACCATATCGCTATTCGGACTTCGTCCTACCTCGGCATTGGCGAGCGTGACAAGAATGTACGTGTACACGGCCTGAATTACCTGATCAAACGTCTTGAATCCCATGACTCCCTGCTGATTGTGGATGATGTGCACGACTCCGGCCTGAGTATTCAGCAAACGGTCTTGGACCTGCGTGCGGCCTGTAAAAAGAACACGCCAGAAATTCGAATCGCTACGCCTTACTACAAGCCGAAGAACAACAAGGCCAAACGCGAGCCGGATTACTTTATCCACAAAACTGAAGAGTGGCTGGTATTTCCCCATGAGATCGACGGCCTCTCGCGGGAAGAAATCCTGGAGAATAAGCCAGAACTGGCACCCTATGTTGACAGGATTGCCACTGCCGTTTAA
- a CDS encoding NCS2 family permease produces MKPSDIQTSATPGSGIPQAGGNASLLEKLFKLSERQTNVRREVIAGVTTFLTMAYIIFVNPNILAAAGMDKGAVFMATCLAAAIGCLIMGLYANYPIALAPGMGLNAFFAYVVVGEMGYSWQVALGAVFISGVIFLLLSIFKLREWIIDSIPLSLRQSLAAGIGLFLAIIALKSAGIVVASPATLVTLGDLKSIEAMLAALGFFIIVALSYRRMLGSVMIGILAVTIIALAIGKVEYTGLISAPPSMAPTYLELDIAGAFEVGMISVIFAFLFVDLFDTAGTLLSVSDRAKLLDKNGKLPGMGKALMADSSASVVGSVLGSSTTTCYVESTAGITAGGRTGLTAVVCAGLFLLATFFSPLIGMIPAYATAGALLYVGVLMTSGLSSIDWDDITEAAPAVIAAVMMPLSFSIAHGIALGFIAYAVIKTLSGRSKDVSISVYVLAALFVAKFAFF; encoded by the coding sequence ATGAAACCCTCTGATATCCAAACATCAGCGACCCCAGGGTCCGGCATCCCACAGGCAGGCGGCAATGCCTCCCTTCTGGAAAAGCTGTTCAAGCTGTCTGAACGTCAGACGAATGTCCGCCGGGAAGTGATTGCCGGTGTGACCACATTCCTGACCATGGCTTACATCATTTTCGTAAACCCCAATATCCTGGCTGCAGCCGGTATGGATAAGGGCGCTGTATTTATGGCGACCTGTCTTGCGGCGGCGATAGGCTGTCTGATTATGGGGCTATACGCCAACTACCCTATTGCCCTGGCACCGGGCATGGGCCTTAACGCCTTCTTTGCCTATGTGGTCGTTGGCGAGATGGGATATAGCTGGCAGGTGGCACTGGGTGCGGTGTTTATATCAGGAGTGATATTCCTGCTTCTCAGCATCTTCAAGCTGCGGGAGTGGATTATCGACAGTATTCCACTCTCCCTCAGGCAATCATTGGCGGCCGGTATTGGCCTTTTCCTGGCAATAATTGCCCTGAAAAGCGCGGGTATCGTTGTGGCCAGCCCGGCCACCCTGGTAACCCTAGGGGATCTCAAATCTATTGAGGCCATGCTCGCTGCCCTGGGCTTCTTTATTATTGTGGCTCTCTCCTACCGCCGTATGCTCGGTTCTGTGATGATCGGTATTCTCGCCGTGACCATCATTGCCCTGGCAATCGGCAAGGTAGAGTACACCGGCCTGATTTCCGCTCCCCCCAGCATGGCTCCCACTTACCTTGAGTTGGACATTGCTGGCGCCTTCGAAGTGGGTATGATCAGCGTGATCTTCGCCTTTCTGTTCGTAGATCTATTTGATACCGCTGGCACCCTGCTCAGTGTCTCCGACCGAGCCAAGCTACTGGACAAGAACGGCAAACTGCCGGGTATGGGCAAAGCCCTGATGGCTGATAGCTCCGCTTCTGTAGTAGGTTCTGTGTTGGGCTCCTCCACCACCACCTGTTATGTGGAGAGTACCGCAGGCATTACCGCCGGAGGACGCACTGGCCTGACCGCAGTGGTCTGCGCTGGCCTGTTCCTGCTGGCAACCTTCTTCTCGCCACTGATCGGGATGATTCCCGCTTATGCGACTGCAGGCGCCCTGCTTTATGTTGGTGTGCTGATGACTTCTGGCCTGTCCTCCATTGATTGGGATGACATCACCGAAGCCGCCCCCGCAGTGATTGCAGCAGTGATGATGCCGCTGTCTTTCTCTATCGCCCATGGTATTGCACTGGGCTTTATTGCCTACGCGGTCATCAAAACATTGAGCGGACGCAGTAAAGACGTCAGTATCAGTGTCTACGTGTTAGCGGCACTCTTTGTTGCCAAGTTCGCATTTTTCTGA
- a CDS encoding outer membrane protein OmpK, with amino-acid sequence MKPTKPLLLMATGLLSVAAQAEMTWSDYSLSLLYGRDYKVNYSLSTDDSERSVVTFEHASGHSWGDLFIFADYLDSEDGSKELYAEISPRLSLGKLSNSELAWGPVTDVLVATTVELGNMDDPDGLTATGPHFTNILTGLGFDLAVPGFSFVQVNAYRRDNDDKASNEQLTLVWAMPFTLGDASFVYDGFIDWTSASADAHPSMNFTSQLKWDVGANWGDPKALYAGIEYVHWDDKFGIRDGSFAVNSNERNVNLLVKYHF; translated from the coding sequence ATGAAACCAACCAAGCCCCTGCTACTAATGGCCACTGGCCTGCTGTCTGTAGCTGCCCAAGCAGAGATGACCTGGAGCGACTACAGCCTCAGCCTGCTGTATGGCCGCGACTACAAGGTAAATTACAGCCTCTCCACGGATGATTCCGAGCGCTCCGTGGTTACTTTTGAGCACGCCAGTGGCCACAGCTGGGGTGACCTGTTTATTTTTGCCGATTATCTGGACTCAGAAGATGGTTCCAAAGAGCTTTATGCTGAAATTTCACCGCGGTTGAGTCTTGGGAAACTCTCCAATAGCGAGCTGGCTTGGGGGCCAGTGACTGATGTTTTAGTAGCTACCACTGTTGAACTGGGCAATATGGATGACCCAGATGGCTTGACCGCTACAGGCCCGCACTTCACCAATATTCTGACAGGCCTTGGCTTCGATCTCGCGGTACCGGGTTTCTCTTTTGTTCAGGTCAATGCCTACCGCCGCGACAACGACGATAAAGCCAGCAACGAGCAGCTGACTCTGGTCTGGGCCATGCCGTTTACCCTGGGTGATGCCAGCTTTGTGTACGACGGTTTTATCGATTGGACCAGTGCTTCTGCAGATGCACACCCGAGTATGAACTTCACCTCCCAGCTCAAGTGGGATGTGGGCGCTAACTGGGGCGACCCCAAGGCACTGTATGCCGGTATCGAATATGTCCACTGGGATGACAAATTTGGAATCAGAGATGGCTCCTTTGCAGTTAATTCCAATGAGCGCAACGTAAACCTGCTAGTAAAGTACCACTTCTGA
- a CDS encoding ABC-F family ATPase produces the protein MITTANITMQFGAQPLFENISAKFGNGNRYGLIGANGCGKSTFMKILSGALAPSAGNVSIAPGCTVGTLSQDQFAFEEYTVVDAVIMGDVRLWEIKQERDRIYSLPEMSEEDGMRVAELEVQFAELDGYSAESRAGEILLEAGIDESLHFGLMNQVAPGWKLRVLLAQALFADPDILLLDEPTNNLDIHTIKWLADVLNQRKSTMIIISHDRHFLNSVCTHMADIDYGELRVFPGNYEDFVAASTLIQEQLHAENAKKSAELDELQSFVNRFSANASKAKQASSRAKKMEKIKLEEIKPSSRVSPYIIFNQSKKLHRQALTMEGVSHGFEGEMLFKGGEMLLEAGTRLAVIGENGVGKTTFLRCLVNEVQANNGDIKWSENAAIGYCPQDSSADFDSDLTIFEWMSLWRTPKHDDLAVRGILGRLLFTADDANKKAKVCSGGEKNRLLFGKLMMMDTNVLIMDEPTNHLDMEAIEALNKALEKYEGTLIFVSHDRQFVSSLATRVVEIKDQTLIDFQGTYEEYLAHQSGAEQQVA, from the coding sequence TTGATCACCACCGCAAATATCACCATGCAGTTTGGTGCCCAGCCACTGTTTGAAAACATCTCCGCAAAGTTTGGTAATGGAAACCGATACGGTCTTATCGGGGCTAATGGATGTGGAAAATCGACCTTTATGAAGATTCTGAGTGGTGCCCTGGCCCCCTCAGCCGGCAATGTGTCTATTGCTCCAGGGTGCACCGTGGGTACTTTGAGCCAGGACCAGTTTGCATTTGAAGAGTACACCGTGGTCGATGCAGTAATTATGGGCGATGTTCGCCTGTGGGAAATAAAGCAGGAGCGTGACCGCATATACTCTCTGCCGGAAATGAGCGAAGAAGACGGTATGCGTGTAGCCGAGCTGGAAGTCCAATTTGCTGAGTTGGACGGCTATAGCGCAGAGAGCCGCGCTGGCGAAATCCTGCTGGAGGCCGGCATCGACGAGTCCCTGCACTTTGGCCTTATGAATCAGGTAGCTCCCGGTTGGAAGCTGCGTGTATTACTCGCCCAGGCACTATTTGCTGATCCAGATATATTGCTACTGGATGAACCGACTAACAACCTTGATATCCACACGATCAAATGGCTGGCAGATGTACTCAATCAGCGCAAAAGCACCATGATCATCATTTCCCACGATCGCCATTTCCTGAATTCAGTCTGCACACATATGGCGGATATTGATTATGGTGAATTGCGAGTTTTTCCGGGTAACTATGAGGACTTTGTTGCAGCCTCAACATTGATACAGGAACAACTGCATGCGGAGAATGCCAAAAAGAGTGCCGAGCTGGATGAACTGCAAAGCTTTGTAAACCGCTTTTCCGCCAATGCCTCCAAAGCCAAGCAGGCCAGTTCCCGCGCCAAGAAGATGGAAAAGATCAAGTTAGAGGAAATTAAACCCTCCAGCCGGGTTAGCCCTTATATCATTTTCAACCAATCTAAAAAGTTGCACCGCCAGGCGCTGACTATGGAAGGGGTATCTCATGGTTTTGAGGGGGAGATGCTTTTTAAAGGCGGTGAAATGCTGCTGGAGGCAGGTACACGCCTGGCAGTTATCGGTGAGAACGGCGTTGGTAAAACTACCTTCTTGCGCTGTCTGGTCAATGAGGTCCAGGCCAACAATGGTGACATCAAGTGGTCGGAAAATGCCGCTATCGGTTACTGTCCACAAGATAGCAGTGCTGATTTCGACAGTGATCTGACGATATTTGAGTGGATGTCTCTGTGGCGCACCCCCAAACACGATGACCTGGCAGTACGGGGCATTCTGGGCCGACTGTTATTTACTGCAGATGATGCCAACAAGAAAGCAAAGGTATGCTCCGGTGGCGAAAAAAATCGCCTTCTGTTCGGCAAGCTGATGATGATGGACACCAATGTGCTGATCATGGACGAACCGACCAACCATTTGGATATGGAAGCTATTGAAGCTTTGAACAAGGCTCTGGAAAAATACGAGGGCACATTGATTTTCGTCAGCCACGACCGCCAATTTGTCTCGTCCCTGGCGACCAGGGTTGTTGAAATCAAGGATCAGACGCTGATCGACTTCCAGGGCACCTATGAAGAGTATCTGGCGCACCAGTCAGGTGCAGAGCAACAGGTAGCCTGA
- a CDS encoding VOC family protein, protein MKSNCLHLAIPAGDLTTAKTFYCDVLGCKTGNSEEGRWVDIDFWGNELTLHQSEEKLPNVRHKVDMGEVAVPHFGIHLPEDEFQALKARIENAGLEYLDKPYRRFVGSEYEQETFFIEDPNGNVLEMKTMVNPELMFK, encoded by the coding sequence ATGAAATCTAATTGTCTACATCTTGCTATCCCTGCAGGGGACTTGACGACTGCGAAAACTTTTTACTGCGATGTACTTGGCTGTAAAACCGGTAATAGTGAGGAAGGTCGCTGGGTGGATATCGACTTCTGGGGCAATGAACTGACCTTACATCAAAGTGAAGAAAAGCTGCCTAATGTACGTCACAAAGTAGATATGGGGGAAGTTGCTGTCCCCCATTTTGGTATTCACCTGCCGGAGGATGAGTTCCAGGCCCTTAAAGCCCGTATAGAAAATGCTGGGCTCGAATACTTGGATAAACCTTACCGCCGCTTTGTTGGTAGTGAGTATGAGCAGGAAACTTTCTTCATTGAAGATCCAAACGGCAATGTTCTGGAAATGAAGACGATGGTTAACCCGGAACTGATGTTTAAATAG
- a CDS encoding cryptochrome/photolyase family protein has product MKTLRLILGDQLNYKHSWYRNDDPDIYYFIAEMRQETDYVVHHIQKVIAFFEAMREFSEWLTSRKKHVIYYQLQDKKNQQDLSKNIKHLIEKYGFIKFEYQLPDEYRLDQQLNNLCADLKIDFEAYDTEHFLTKRNELAEFFNGKKNLLMESFYRNMRRKHKILINGNKTPEGGKWNYDQSNRRKWKNNFEIPHQCQFRRSVTATFNRIVKSGIKTLGDVDPKHFPWPSNRKDSLKMLRHFCKYLLPHFGDYQDAMDPNEAYLFHSRLSFSLNSKILSPLEVIETAIDQWKLNKKTIHISQVEGFIRQILGWREYMRGIYWREMPNYSKQNKLQNFNSLPPFYWNADTDMNCLHQTIKNSLQHAYAHHIQRLMITGNFALLTQTNPDQVEAWYLGIYIDAIQWVEMPNTRGMSQYADGGLVATKPYISSGAYINKMSNYCGDCRYKVKERTGEDACPFNSLYWNFLAEKKAHFKGNPRMGMIYSLLDKMSRDELKALKKKANQFIHNLRHE; this is encoded by the coding sequence GTGAAAACTCTTCGGCTGATTCTTGGAGATCAGCTCAATTACAAGCATTCTTGGTATCGTAACGACGACCCGGACATTTACTACTTCATTGCCGAGATGCGACAAGAAACGGATTACGTTGTTCACCATATCCAAAAAGTAATCGCCTTCTTTGAAGCCATGCGTGAATTTTCAGAATGGTTAACTTCACGTAAAAAACACGTCATATACTACCAACTACAAGATAAGAAAAACCAGCAAGACCTTTCAAAAAATATTAAACACCTGATAGAAAAATACGGATTTATAAAATTTGAATATCAGTTGCCTGATGAATATCGGCTGGACCAGCAACTGAATAATTTATGTGCTGACTTGAAAATAGACTTTGAGGCCTATGATACTGAACACTTTCTTACCAAAAGAAACGAATTGGCAGAGTTCTTCAACGGTAAAAAGAACCTTTTAATGGAAAGCTTCTACCGTAATATGCGAAGGAAGCACAAGATATTGATAAATGGTAATAAGACCCCAGAGGGAGGCAAATGGAATTACGACCAAAGTAATCGAAGGAAATGGAAAAACAATTTCGAAATTCCGCATCAATGTCAATTCCGAAGATCAGTAACTGCAACCTTTAACCGCATCGTAAAATCCGGCATTAAAACCCTGGGTGATGTTGATCCAAAACATTTTCCTTGGCCAAGTAATCGCAAGGACAGCTTGAAAATGCTTCGCCACTTCTGTAAATACCTGCTACCGCATTTTGGGGACTATCAGGATGCTATGGACCCAAATGAAGCTTATCTTTTCCATAGCCGCTTAAGTTTTTCCCTCAACAGCAAGATACTTAGTCCTTTAGAAGTCATAGAGACAGCGATTGACCAGTGGAAATTAAACAAAAAAACGATTCACATCAGTCAGGTTGAAGGATTTATTCGCCAAATCCTCGGTTGGCGCGAGTATATGCGTGGTATCTACTGGAGAGAAATGCCTAATTACAGCAAGCAGAATAAATTGCAGAACTTTAATTCGCTTCCTCCTTTCTATTGGAATGCAGACACGGATATGAACTGCCTACACCAAACCATCAAAAATAGCCTGCAGCATGCCTATGCGCACCATATCCAGCGCCTGATGATTACTGGCAACTTCGCGCTATTGACACAGACAAACCCGGATCAAGTGGAAGCTTGGTACCTTGGTATTTATATAGATGCCATACAGTGGGTGGAAATGCCCAATACTAGAGGAATGAGCCAGTATGCCGATGGTGGCCTGGTTGCGACAAAACCATATATTAGTAGTGGGGCCTACATTAACAAAATGAGTAACTACTGCGGGGATTGTCGATATAAGGTTAAAGAGCGAACTGGAGAGGATGCATGTCCCTTCAATAGCCTTTACTGGAATTTCCTCGCAGAAAAAAAGGCACATTTCAAAGGAAACCCACGGATGGGAATGATATACAGCTTATTGGATAAAATGAGTCGAGATGAGCTAAAAGCACTTAAGAAAAAAGCAAATCAGTTTATTCATAACCTAAGGCATGAATAG